The Daucus carota subsp. sativus chromosome 2, DH1 v3.0, whole genome shotgun sequence genome includes a window with the following:
- the LOC108209870 gene encoding large ribosomal subunit protein eL22z → MSKVTAAKGGKKKGTSFVIDCGKPVEDKIMDIASLEKFLQERIKVGGKAGALGDSVTVVREKSKITVTSDANFSKRYLKYLTKKYLKKNNVRDWLRVIASNKDRNVYELRYFNIAENEGEEED, encoded by the exons ATGAGCAAAGTTACCGCGGCCAAGGGTGGTAAGAAGAAGGGGACGAGCTTCGTCATCGACTGTGGAAAGCCAGTTGAAGATAAAATCATGGACATCGCTTCTCTCGAGAAATTTCTTCAGGAGAGAATCAAGGTCGGCGGAAAAGCCGGAGCTCTCGGCGATTCTGTTACTGTTGTTCGTGAGAAGAGCAAGATCACCGTCACTTCTGACGCTAACTTCTCCAAAAG GTATCttaaatatttgacaaaaaaGTATTTGAAGAAGAACAATGTCAGAGATTGGTTGCGTGTGATTGCTTCCAACAAAGACCGAAATGTTTATGAGCTGCGGTACTTTAACATTGCTGAGAATGAGGGAGAGGAAGAGGACTGA